The genomic region GTCGTAGCTGTCGGCCTCACGTCCGCCGCGCGGATTCTCCGGGATGCAGCAGGCCTTCGCCACATCCGCCTCATGCCTGGGGGAATACCAGTCGGCTGTCCATTCCCAGACGTTGCCGATCATGTCGTAAAGGCCGTAGCCGTTCGGCGGGAATGCGGTGACTGGCGAGGTGCGTTCGAAACCGTCGGCATTGGTGTTTTGGTGCGGAAAATCACCTTGCCAGGTGTTAGCCATGTGACGGCCGCGCGGCATGAATTCGTCACCCCACGCATACTCGGCGTCATCGAGCCCGCCGCGTGCCGCAATCTCCCACTCCGCTTCGGTCGGCAGTTCCTTGCCAGCCCATTGCGCGTACGCAAGCGCGTCGTTGAAGGCCACGTGCACGACGGGATGATGGTCGAGCGCATCGATGTTGCTATTCGGTCCGTACGGATGGCGCCAGTCAGCACCCTTCGCGAAGGTCCACCACTGGCTGAAGTCGCGCAGGCCGACCGGGTGCCGTGGCGGCAAGAACATCAGGGAGCCCGCATAAATCATGTGCGGTAGGATCCCGGGATAGTCTCTCGGGTCGGGCGCAATCTCGGCCACGGTAACGTGACCTGTAGCCTTGACGAACTTTCTGAACTGCTTGTTTGTGACAGGATGGCGATCCATCCAGAAGCCATCGACACTCACCCGATGTGCCGGCGCCTCCTCCGGATAATGCTTGTCCGATCCCATGCGGAATGTCCCGCCGGGTATGCAGATCATCTGGTCGATATCTGACGGACCATCGCAAATGGCGATATGGCGCGCGCGCCTGGACTTCGCTCGCAAGGCGTCACCTCCCAGCCGATCTTTTCCCGCTACGAGGCAAAACCCTCGCGTGATATCGGACCGTGGCCCAACATCCCAATCTGCGCGCGCGGCCTCTGTTCGACCCGCGGATGCCGCGGCGCCGCAATGGCCGCCCTGAAGTTGATACAGGTGACACTCACTCGATTAAGGCGATCTTGATCTAGATCAAGGCGGGACTGCCTTCGGGGGCAGCATTCCGGGAAGCACTGGACGTACGCCCATCAATCCGCCTGTCTACGAATGTCCGCATCAGCCTCGGTACAAGTTAGGCGCACTTGGTCCATATCGGCTAAGGGGCCAATTTCGGACCTTCCCGACAGGCCGCTGTGTCTTCGTGCAACGCCACCTGTTCCCCGGATGCGTCAGGTGACGTATAGTGTCACGGCCCTTGAAACGGGACGTGCCGAAATCACCGTCCGGGCAAACGAGCAGCACTGGTGCTATCGGCAGGCACGCTCTCTTAGAGGCCGTTCTTTTTTCGGTTTCACACCACCGTTCACCACGAACCTTGCGCGCTGCATTTGCGGCGGCTCGTTCGGTAACGTCGGGAGAAAAGCGATGAGAAAGGTCGATCGAAGGTCCGCACTGGGAATCGCGTTGGCAGCGGTTTCGACTGCCATGATCAAGCCCGCCGAGGCTCAAGCCACGGGCTACAAGGATAGTGCACCTTGGCCAGGCGTCGTGTTGCGCGAATATGAAGGCGAGACACCATCCCTGATCCCAGGATTCAAGACGGTCTCGATGCGCGATGTCATTATGCAGCCGGGATCGAAGACCATGGGTCCCCCGATGATGAATGCCATGATCTGCCATATCACCGAAGGGGAGCTTCGGCTTGAGCAGGACGGAAAGACCTTTACGGGCAAGAAGAATTTTGTCTGGACCTGCAACAAGGAAACAAAAGAGCAGGCGTACAACGACGGGAATGTGGTCGCGATCATGCGGATCACGGACCTGAAGGCCTGAGGCTCTTTTTCTTCGCAAGAGATCGATTGCAGGAGCGGATGGCGCACGCGACGGCGCGCCATCCGCGTGCAGGACCGCTTCGGTCAGAAGGCGTAACGCGCGCACCACAAGGGTCGATGGGTATCGCTTCCGCTCCACCCATCCTAAGCGGCTGGTTTTTGGTCTGATGCTTCGGCATGTACCTCGATCCAGGACGTATGCCCATGGATCCGCCTGCCGATGAATGTCCGCATCAGCCTCGGGAGCGGAGGCGCTCTTGCCACGTAGGCTGAGGGCCAAAAAGGCGACATCGCTCTGCGCCGCCGCGACATCCGTGGTTGGCCAGAAGCAGGCGTCTCGCCGTTGCGCTACCTGAACGTGACCGGTTCTCAGTATCTCCGCATGATCGGTTTGGCGGATGTCGGCTCCGGCGCGGCAGGCGAGATCGCGAAGGTCAGCCACGTGTTCCAGCCCGCCGCGCGATTCTGGTCGGCGAATTCCCAGTAGCCCTTCAGGTTCACGTATCCCTGCAGCTTGTCGCCCATCGGAAAGATGTAGCCGGCCTGCGGACCGACCCCGGCGACGCGGGAGCGGAAGCCGCCAAGCGACGCCGGCGCGCCGACGTCGTCGGTGACCTGCTGGAAGTAGTAGCCAACCAAGCCGAGCTGGAGCTTGCTGTCGAAGAAATGGGAGGCACCCCAATCGATGTGAAAGTCCGCTCCGTTTCGGTACTGCGTGTCGGGGTTCTTGAAGTTGTAGGTGAGTCCGGCGACCCAGGAGAACTCGTTGCCGGACTTCGGGTCGAAGTAGGTGTAGCCGCCGCCGAAATCGACGGCGGCGTGACCAATGCCGAGATTAGCCAGGCGGGCAGGATCGTAGTCCCCGATCGGGATGTCGCCCATGCCGTAGACCATCAGGTTGTTGGTCCCGAAATTCCACTTCAGGGTAGCGCTCGGGATCACGTCACCAAAGG from Bradyrhizobium elkanii USDA 76 harbors:
- a CDS encoding formylglycine-generating enzyme family protein produces the protein MICIPGGTFRMGSDKHYPEEAPAHRVSVDGFWMDRHPVTNKQFRKFVKATGHVTVAEIAPDPRDYPGILPHMIYAGSLMFLPPRHPVGLRDFSQWWTFAKGADWRHPYGPNSNIDALDHHPVVHVAFNDALAYAQWAGKELPTEAEWEIAARGGLDDAEYAWGDEFMPRGRHMANTWQGDFPHQNTNADGFERTSPVTAFPPNGYGLYDMIGNVWEWTADWYSPRHEADVAKACCIPENPRGGREADSYDPRTTNVKIPRKVIKGGSHLCAPNYCRRYRPAARHAEPVDTSTSHLGFRCISRGVLNAS
- a CDS encoding SphA family protein, with translation MQRTSTLCLAIAALTASASLTPTLADEGGVSFWLPGNFGSLAAVPGTPGWSWATIYYHGEAAAAANAPFPRGGRTDVGISGRGDLAFFGPTYTFATPVLGGQAAISILGAAGRNEASAALSLTGPLGNTIALARTQELTSFGDVIPSATLKWNFGTNNLMVYGMGDIPIGDYDPARLANLGIGHAAVDFGGGYTYFDPKSGNEFSWVAGLTYNFKNPDTQYRNGADFHIDWGASHFFDSKLQLGLVGYYFQQVTDDVGAPASLGGFRSRVAGVGPQAGYIFPMGDKLQGYVNLKGYWEFADQNRAAGWNTWLTFAISPAAPEPTSAKPIMRRY